Below is a genomic region from Methanolobus sediminis.
GATGTTCTTTGCATTCACGACAATTCTGGGCTGGAACTATTATGCTGAAAAATGCACAGAATTCCTTTTTGGAGTAAAGGCGATACTTCCATTCAGAATGATCTATGTAGTGCTGGTTTTCATCGGCGCTTTCCTTACACTGGATGCTATCTGGATACTGGCAGATATCTTCAATGGGCTCATGGCTATTCCAAATCTCATAGCACTGGCTGCACTCAGGAAAATAGTGATCTCAGAAACAAGAGAATATTTCAACTCCCTTGAATCTGAAAAGTAGGCATTGTGCTTATCTGTCTGGTCTGTATGTTGATGTCACTAAGTAGGATTAACCAGCCAGCAGTGGCAGTTAGCCTGGAAAATATCCTTTCTTGTAAAATTAGCCGCAATGCAGCTTCCCCTGCAAACAGAAAGCCACTGGCACCTGCTGCATTCACCTTTCATGTCCGAAGCTTTCAGGCTCCTAAAATAGTTGAGGAATCGTGAATTATCCCATATCCACCGGAAGGATTTGTCTTTCACATTCTCAACATCTGCTCCCTCAAAATAGTTACATGGGAGAACATCGCCCTTTGAAGTGACCGTGCAATATCCTATAGCACCATCACATCCAATTCTTGTATCAGTATTAGTTTCAATTTCCTGTTCCGGAATTGGTCGGAACGTACACTCAAATTCCATAGGTGCAATTTCAGGACCATCAGATTCTCTTTTACTGAGCAGGAATTCTGTCAGTTCCCGCATTCTTGCAGGTTTAACTTCCAGATCATAAGCACCTGTTCCACGTCCGGAAGGAACAAAAGGCAATATTCTGAATGTCTGTACTCCAAGCTCTTTTCCAAGTTCATAGATGTCAGGGATATTATCGATATTCATTGTGGTTACTGCGGCTGCAAGTGTGACAGGAACACCTGCTTTTACCAGCAATTTTATTCCTTCTACTGTCTTTTGCCATGAACCAGATAACTGGCGGAAATCATCATGTATGGCAGGTATACTTGAATCAAGACTCACCTGTGCCCTTGCTCTCATACTTGCAAGTTTTTCAGCAGCAGCTTCGTCTATCAGTGTTCCATTGGTGGCCACCTGTATCATTATATTTTTGGAAGCGGCATATTCAGCTATATCAAAAAAATCCTTTCTTATCATTGGTTCGCCACCACTGAGTATCAACTGGCCGACTTCAAAATCAGCAAACTCATCGATAAGCATGCAACAGTCGTCAAAGCTCAGCTCATCGCTGCACTGCTCACCGGCACTCACAACGCAATGCCTGCATCTGAGGTTACATTTCGATGTAAGATCCCAGAGCACACCAGCAGGAGCAGGGACTTTCCAGTAGTTCATCCTTTCATTACGCCACCACAAAAGTCCTCGATCTGTGAGTCCATCAAGTACCGGTATGCTTTTATCAATCACAGTTTCCCTGTCAGAATGGAAAGATGTACTTAATTGAGTAATAATCTCGTCAAGTGTCCGGTACCCGTCACACATTTTGAGGAGCCAGTATGCAGCTTCATTCAGCTCCTGAACTTCCGAACTGAGCGGGTCTTTTGTGATCCAGGTGCCATTTTCCTTACTTATCCTGAAAGGAAAATAAGGGACAGCAGATCTGTCCGGAAAAACACTTCCACATGTCATCCCGGTATCTACTTTATAATCATCTGCTGTCAATATGCCAGGCTGTTCTTCTATCACTTGATTTCCCCGAGCATCACAAGTGTCTTCTTTCTCCAGTCATGTATCTTGTTTTCTGAAATTCCCAGTGTCTTTGACAGCTCAGTTACCTTCTTTGCGTTCTCTGTTGCCTTCAGGAAGTCTCCCAGTGTTGAAATCGATCTTCCTTTGAACAGGATTGCAGTTTCCGGTCCGATACCTACGATATCTATGATGTCTGTTTTCAGTGTAATAACCGGGTTTTTGACACGTATGTACGGATCATATGGCAACGGGTCCGGTCCGGGAAGACATGAAAGTCCCGGAGATGGCGGACAGGCTATGTAAGGTGACGGTGGACAAACTATCATTGGTGATGGCGGGCATACAAAGTCCGGTGCAGGCGGGCAGATGTAAGGTGCTGGTGGGCATACAAAGCCTGGTGCAGGTGGACATAGTATATGTGGTGATGGTGGACAGATCATCGGTGCTATCCAGCATATGACCGGACATGTCACAGCCGTACCAATTCC
It encodes:
- a CDS encoding PqqD family peptide modification chaperone; translated protein: MIEEQPGILTADDYKVDTGMTCGSVFPDRSAVPYFPFRISKENGTWITKDPLSSEVQELNEAAYWLLKMCDGYRTLDEIITQLSTSFHSDRETVIDKSIPVLDGLTDRGLLWWRNERMNYWKVPAPAGVLWDLTSKCNLRCRHCVVSAGEQCSDELSFDDCCMLIDEFADFEVGQLILSGGEPMIRKDFFDIAEYAASKNIMIQVATNGTLIDEAAAEKLASMRARAQVSLDSSIPAIHDDFRQLSGSWQKTVEGIKLLVKAGVPVTLAAAVTTMNIDNIPDIYELGKELGVQTFRILPFVPSGRGTGAYDLEVKPARMRELTEFLLSKRESDGPEIAPMEFECTFRPIPEQEIETNTDTRIGCDGAIGYCTVTSKGDVLPCNYFEGADVENVKDKSFRWIWDNSRFLNYFRSLKASDMKGECSRCQWLSVCRGSCIAANFTRKDIFQANCHCWLVNPT